The genome window AGAGGTGAAGCAATAGAATTAAAGAACGTTAAATATCCATATCCATCCTGCTACAATACCTAACACGCCTGCTAGTTTTGTCTTCACACCTTCATCGCTGCTATCGTCTCCTCCACTCAAAGCACAAATGACTAAAAAACCTAATACTGTTCCAATTGCAAAGCCTCTGGCTGAACCAATCAAGATAGGAATTAAGTCACCAAGCCACATTGACGCTTGAAAGAAAAAGTAAGATACAACGGTTACGAGAACGAAAATTAGTACGTTTTTCATCGTTAGAATTTTTTTGGTTTAAAATATGAAATGATACATCAAAGGGATGCTAAAAACTAAATAAGAAGAAGCATCAACTATAGCATTGGAATCGTTTAAGTTTTATTAACTTAACGTGACAATTTGTTTTTACCCCTTTTAACCGCGAAACTTTCGATAATGAGATATTCATGCGGTTTTAAAGCAAATATGGCATCTTTGTATTTGGGATCACGTATCTTCTTTTCGATATAGGCCACTGAATCAGGGCAGGAAAGCTTATAGACATTCTCAACATCGGCATTGTCACGGAATATCGGCGCAATCGTTTTGGGGCGCTGGGTGACGCCGATAATATTAATACCGTAGTGACGGCCTTGCAGAACCGCCTGGCTAAAACCGCGCTGATTGACCGGCAAGTTATGGCTCGGTGCGCTTAGGTTCATTTCTTCAACGACTAGAACCATCTGGCGCTTGCTTTTATTCTGGTGGTAGGGCTGCTGCGCGAAAAAGAGGTATTGGCAAAGCTCATGCAACGCTTGATAGTGATTTTGTGAGGCGGGCTGATAGGCAATCTTATAGGTCATGCCCCTACCAGCAATCATCAGCTTGCGAACATCATTAAGTGAGCGAGCAGCTTTAAAGCCTCTCTCTCGGTGATATTCTTTCATCGGATCATACACGATGACGCGGGATTCTTTGGCAATTCTGGCTTTGACGCCTGTGCTCTTGCCCTGCCCGCGCCCACCGTAATAACCTTCTATTTTTGCGTCTTTAGACATTGGCTTTGGTTATTTCTTCTTTTGCTAATGCATAAGTTTGGTGAAAAATTCGATTCCGCTTTTCGGTAGAGGTTTTGCTTATATAAGATTGCTCGACCATGCTGAGGCCCTGAACTGCCAATATTGCTACCGCTTTGGCAGATTCGTCAATTTGTTCATTGTTCAGTTTTGTCATTTTCTTCTACCTCCGCCGCCTGAGCCTTCCGTGCTTTGATCTCAAACATGACGGCACGGCTTTTCGGAATGGCGTAGGCTCCAATAGCAACGGCTCGCTGCACCCAAAGATTACTCGGCTCAATCAGGAACCGGAATAAAGGCGTTTCAAGGGCAATGTCGTAAAGTGCATCTGAAGCATTGCGAGCGGCTGGCTCTTCTGATTGCCTTATAGGCAGGCTTTCCAATTTCAAAAGCGCTGCTGGAACCGTATGTAGGGGAGAAAACACGCCATTATAGAACTCATCAGCGCTTAAAACGCCACTGCTTGCTAGGTCGGATTCCTCCCCTATAGGGTTTTCGTCCCCTATAGAGAAACCTTCATCCCCTAAAGGGGCTTCATTCGCTGTTTCGAGCGCATCAGAGATATTGATACTTTCAAGGTGCTCCAGCTCAATCGAAGAAGCTGTTTCCGGTGTTTCGTTTTGCAGGTTCTGGCTCTCCGGTTCCACCTCCTTCGGTGGTAACGGTGGCGGTGCTGGTATCGGTTGCGGGTTCATCATGGGGCGGCTCGCTTATTACTGGTTTTGGGGTTAAAAAGATCTCGCGGGTCTGGGCATAATTCCAGCGCGCATGGTATCCGCAAACGCAATAAAAATAGGCTGCACCCTTCCCGCCTCGGTTCTGCAAAACATCGTTTACTGCGTCACATTGCGGGCAGTTACATCGTCCAATTTTAGGATTGTCGGCTCTAGGCATTTGGGGTTTTCTCCTCCAGTTTCATCAGGCGGGCGTTCATGTCGCAAACGACATCGACAGCGGCATTAAGCGCTTTCTCGGCATTTTCGGTTTTTTGTAGAAATGGGGAGTGTTTCGTCGCCTGTACGGCATTCATGAACTTGATTAGTTTTGTCTCGCTGCAACTCATCATAGTATTTCCTCATGGTTTTGCGTATATGGGAAGGGTCTAATTCAGCCATGTAGCAAACCATTGGAAAATCAGCGTTATCGAACAAAAGCCACTGGAAGGCATCACGCTTTAAAGCGATGTTATCAGGCTTCAAACTTTCCGATCGCGCATCGCAAACGTGCTGATTTACCACAGCGCGCCATAAAAGTGTTTCGGAGTCAAAACTCCCGCGACACCGTTTCGCGTTTAGTCGTTTTCCCATAGGCTTTGCCTTTATTATTTTTTGGTGTGGGTGCTGGTTCTGTGCTAACCGGTGTGCTTTCAGGCAGCCACCCACATTGGCAATTTTACTAGATAAATCAGTGATGTATGTAAAATTCGTGTCTTTAAAGTGAAGTTTTCTGAAGGAACCTAACCGATGAAAGAAGCCACGGCCTCGCCTTCCCCAACACCTCGCTAAGCTAAACCCGCTCTACTCTTGTGAGAGAGGTGCCTTGTGGCACCGTAAATCCTATTGATCGTTGCGACCAGCAACGCCTTTCGCATAGCGCAGCGCCTTTGGCTGTATCGATGTAACTCGTTTTAAAAGGGGTAAGGGGATAAAAATGGTATTTTGGTATATAAATAGTTAAAATTCACTATCCCATTGAAAAGCCTCAAATTATTGGAGCTTGACTTGTAACATATATCTCCTATTGTTGAGAGATAGAAGTTACACATTAGGGGAAATTAAGATGCAAACTATGGCACCAGCCACCCAAGAAGCGCCGTTTAATGATTTTGTTCAAGTAGACAGCGGAAGCCTCGAAAAACTCACGCTAATGATTAAAAATAAATCTGCGTCCTATGGCGCTACTTTAACTGTTTTCAACATTCTAATGTCGCGCACTCGCAGTGTCGATGAAGTTGTGCCAATAAGCATTGCGGAGCTTGTTGGGGTTACAGGACTCACTCGAAAATCGGTCTCTTTGTCCATTAACTTACTCGAAAAAGAAGGCGTTATTAAACTTCAGCGTCATGGGCGCATGGTTTCGGGTTTTATATTATGGAAAATATAGAAGGGTAGCTAACCTCAGGAATCAATCTTTTAGAGGACGTTTTATATTAGATATTAAAGTGTGTGCGGTCTGCTGCTGCAGGATAGACGCCCAGTACATCGATCTTTTTGGTAAAGAAGCCAAGTTCTTCTAATGTGAGTTGAACAGGCACATCGTCGGGCTTTCCTTCAAACGTCACAAGGAATTGTGCGGTTGGTGATGCGCCACCTGCGACATAGCTCTCTAGCTTCAACATATTGACGTTGTTGGTCGCAAATCCGCCCAGGGCCTTATAGAGCGCTGCCGGTATGTTGCGAAGTTCGAATACGATGGAAGTCAGGATCATTGTTGAGCCTTCTTCCAGCTCTTCGTCTTCCAGCATATCGCGAGCCACTTTGATGAAGGTAGTCACGTTATCATTGCTATCTTGCATATTGGCTTCGATAATCTCCAAACCATAAAGCTCCGCTGCAAGTTCTGAGCATAAAGCGGCTTTACTGCTATCGCCCCACTCTTTCACTTGCTGTGCTGCCACTGCTGTATTGGATGAAGCATTGGCCGTAATAGTGTGCTTTTGCAGTGTTTTATGACATTGCATTAGTGCCTGAGGGTGCGAGTAAGCTTCTGTAATATCTTTAATTTTCACCTTTGTTGGCGCTGCCAAGACATGCTGAACGGGCAAAAAATGTTCACCCACAATGTGCAAGCCCATTTCAGGCAATAAATTGTGAATCTCTGACACACGGCCTGCATGTGAGTTTTCCATGGGGAGCATTCCGATACGCGCCTTGCCATCTCGTACGGCTTCGAATACCGCCTCAAAGGTTGAGCACGGTAGAGTTTCCATATAAGGTTCGCTTTTACGACACGCTAAATCAGCATTCGCACCTGCAACGCCCATAAAAGCGATGATATTGTCAGAGTTTTTTGTCATTTTATTGGCGTAGAGTATAAAAGGTGTTAATGCCAAGTAAATAAGGCGCTGCTTTAACGAGGAGAATGAATTGATGAAGACGAAAACTAAATACACACATGTGGGGCGCGATCCGTTTAATCATGGTCGTATGGTTAATCCTCCGCCTATGCGTGGTTCGACGATTTTATTTAAAGATTTTGCGGAATACCAACTTTCGCGCCAAGGTAAGCTTGGAACCGCAGTCTACGGGCGTTATGGCAATCAAGTCACTGAAAAATTCACGACTGATTTATGCGATCTCTTCGGCGCGGAAGGTGTCATCTTAACAGGATGCGGCAATTCCGCTTTTGCCACTGCCCTTCTAGCGCTATTGAGTGCCGGAGATCATCTATTAATGATTGATACCGTTTATGAACCCACTCGTCATTTTTGCGATAAAGAGCTAACTCGTTTAGGCATTGAGGTTACTTACTATGACCCAGCCCTAGGCTCCGATATTGAAGCGCTCTTTCAAGATAATACTAAAGTTGTTTATGCTGAAAGCCCGGGGTCACTAACCTTTGAAGTGCAGGATATTAGAGCGCTTTCGGCTGTGACTCACAAGCATGATGCTTACCTCGTATTAGATAATACTTGGGGGGCCCCCCTACTCTGCGAACCTTTTGAACTAGGCGTTGATCTTTGGATTGCGTCTGCCAGTAAATACCTGTCTGGGCATTCTGATTTGTTGATGGGAATTGCTTGTGCGAATGAGAAAACTTGGCCAGCACTTAAACGAGCTCATAAGAATATTGGGGCGAACGCAGGCAGTGAAGAAATTTTCCTTATGATGCGTGGAATGCGTACTCTGGGTGTGCGTTTGCCTGCACATGAGAAAGTGGCATTAGAGATTGCTCACTGGTTGAAAACTCAGCCGGAAGTGACGCAAATTCTGCATCCAGCGTTTGAAGAATGTCCGGGGCACGAATATTGGAAGCGCGATTTTAATGGCAGCAATGGCCTATTTGCTTTCCGCACCATTGCGATGAGTGATGCACAGATTGCAGCTTTTGTTGATAATCTGCATCATTTCGGCATGGGCTGGAGTTGGGGTGGCTATGAGAGCCTAATTCTACCGCTATGGCTGGATAATATCCGTACGGCTAGCAAAGTCGGTGACGGCCAGTTATTCCGCGTTCATATTGGCTTAGAAGACGCTGGTGATCTAAAAGCTGATCTTGATAACGGCTTTACGAAGATGCGAGCGATTTCCGCTTAAATCGCGTTATCGCCGCTAACACTGCAAAGAGCACCGTTCCTGTCAGTACGATGGACGGACCGGATGGCGTATCCCATGTAAGGGAGGCGAACAGCCCACCTATGACCATCACGAGCGCGATACAGGTGGCAAGAATGGCCATTTGCGCAGGATTTTTGGAAAAGAAACGTGCCGTTGCCGCTGGCAAAATCAAGAGTGAGGTTATCAGCAATAGGCCGACAAGCTTAATGCTGATGGCGACGGTGAGCGCAACAAGAAGCATCAATCCAATACGGTAATAGCGTGTGTTGATGCCTTGCACAGTGGCCAGCTCTTCATTCATGGTGACGAGTAAAAACTCTCTCCAACGGAACCACAGAATGAATAACACAAAGCTCGCGAGAATATAAATAGCGACTAAATCATCAGCAGTTACGGCAAGGATATCCCCGAATAAATAGGCCATCAGGTCAACTTGCAAGCTCGGCGTCATCGCCATGATGGTCACACCCAGTGCCAAGCCGCCATGCGCGAGGATACCAAGTAATGTATCAGATGAGAAACGGCTCTTTTCATGTGCAAAACCAAGGATAAGGCCAATGCTGAGGGCAATCGGTAAAATCGCGAAGATAAGCGGAATTTGCCATAGGAGCCCCATCACGACCCCGAGCAACGCGGAGTGAGCAATCGCATCGCCGAAATAGGCCATCTTACGCCAAACGACAAAACAGCCTAGTGGTGCGGTCGCAATCGCTAGCATTATACCCGCTAATAAAGCGTGAATGAAGAAGTCGAACATTACGGCGTCGAACATGTGTGTCCTTCTTCTGCGTGCTTAATGGTGCCATCCATACCATGTTGATGGTCGTGACGGTGAACGTAAAAGGCGATTTGTCGTGCGACATCTTCGCCGAATAGTTTGACGAATGCCGGGTCTTTACTCACCCCTTGTGGTGTACCGGAGCAGCAAATATGCCCATTTAGGCACAACACTCGATCGGTGTCTGCCATCACGAGGTGCAGATCATGGCTGACCATCACCACGGCGCATTCACGCTCGCGGCTAACATTGCGAATCATGCGATAAAGTTCGGCCTGTCCGCCGAAATCAACGCCTTGCACGGGTTCGTCTAATACGAGTAATTCAGGCTTGCTCAGTAAAGCTTGCGCTAATAATACGCGTTGCAACTCTCCGCCTGAAAGTTGGCGCATTTGGTGATCCAGAAGCTTTCCAATCTTTGTTAATTCGACAACTTGCGCGGGATTCACCGGAGATTTTGTCGATATCTTTAAGAAATATCGTACCGTCATCGGAAAGTTAGGTTCGAAATGCACCTGTTGCGGCACGTAGCCGATACGCAATCCACGGCGACGGCGAATACGACCACTATCGGCTTTAATCAACCCTAACAAACAACGAAGCAGCGTTGTCTTCCCGCAACCATTGGGGCCAATCAACGTCACAATCTCATTACGAGCAATCGAGAAATCCACCTCTTGCAGCACTTTGCGCCCTTGCAAACGCTTGCTAAGCGCCTGCGCCTCAATTAGGATGTCAGCCTTCGGTTTAGCCTGTAATAATGAGGGAATAGGATCCATGATGCGTTATGTAGCATTATTTATGTTATGCGTTCAGCTTTTTTTTAGCGGTAGCGCTTTTTCAAACGAAGCAGAAAAGAAAATTGTCGCCACGATAAAGCCGGTGCATTCGCTAGCTACTATGGCCGCAGAAGCGCTTAAGCTCTCTCCCCCTCAATTGCTTTTAGAAGGGGCCGCTGATCCACACCATTTCTCGCTAAAGCCTTCACAAGCGAAGATGCTCGAAAAAGCGGATCTTGTTTTATTTGCAAGTGAGCAGATTGAAACTTTTTTGCAAAAACAGGTAGAAAAGACTCCTCTTAAATATTTCCCTCCCATTGCGTTTGAAAACGAAAACGCGACGAAATATTCGCATGCCTGGCTGGATATGAAGTTAACGTTGAAAATGCTGAAATCTATCTTCTTCATGTATCGTAGCGGCAAAGTTGCGGGCGTTGAATATCTGCAGACAGCAGGTTCCCAAAAGCTGTTTAAGATACCGCAGCCTATTATGGATAAATTTATTGAACGCTCGACCGCTTATTTAAAAGTATTTGAGCCTTATAAAGGGCACACCGTGTGGTTTGATTCACTGGTGGGAGTACCTTTTGTTGAGCAATTCGGCGTTAAAGGCGGTGTTTTTAAAAATTTGCTAAAAGATTCTACGGAAAAAACCTGCCTCGTCGTGACACATGGTCATAACAGTAAAATGGAACGTACGGCCAAAGCACTCGGCCATAAAATTATTCATGTCGATCTACTAGGCGTGGACATTCCTGCGGGAAGTGAGCACTACTTTACGCTAATGGATAAGCTGGTTGCAGGCATATCCGCTTGTTTAGCTTGACCCACACTCGCAATTACTCAAAAATCGCGCCAACTAATAGGAGAACTCCCATGCAAAGCCAAGATAGCTTCAAAACAGCACAAACTCTCGAATCTAATGGTAAGACTTATCATTACTATAACATCAAAACAGCTGAGGCTGCTTTAGGTGCGGATATTGCGCGACTCCCTTACTCGCTCAAAATATTGCTTGAGAACTTGCTGCGTTATGAAGATGGGCGTTCGGTCTCGAAAGAAGATATTGAAGCCTTTGCAACGTGGGTGAAGAACCAAAAGAACCCGCGCGAAATCGCTTACCGCCCTGCCCGCGTTTTGATGCAAGATTTTACCGGTGTTCCAGCCGTAGTTGATTTGGCCGCGATGCGAGATGCGATTGTGGGGATGGGTGAAGATGCGCAAAAGATTAATCCACTCTCTCCGGTGGATCTCGTAATTGATCACTCTGTAATGGTAGATAATTACGGAACAGATAGCGCATTTGATGAAAATGTTGAGCTGGAAATGACACGTAACAAAGAGCGCTACGAGTTCCTACGTTGGGGACAAAAAGCATTCGATAACTTCCGCGTAGTGCCTCCTGGAACGGGCATCTGCCACCAAGTAAACCTAGAGTATCTTGGCCAGTGTGTGTGGACGAAAGAAGTCGATGGCAAGGAATATGCTTACCCAGACACACTCGTTGGTACCGATAGCCACACGACCATGATTAACGGCCTAGGTGTTTTGGGCTGGGGTGTGGGCGGTATTGAAGCAGAAGCAGCTATGCTTGGGCAGCCGATCTCGATGGTAATTCCTGAAGTCGTTGGTTTTAAACTGACAGGCAAACTTCCTGAAGGCATGACGGCGACTGATCTCGTGCTAAAAATTGTAAAAATGCTGCGCGATAAAGGCGTAGTGGGTAAGTTCGTTGAATTTTACGGCGAAGGTCTCAAGCACCTGTCTCTCGCAGACCGTGCGACCATCGCTAACATGGCGCCAGAATATGGTGCCACATGTGGTATCTTCCCGATTGATGAAGAAACTCTCAATTACCTCCGTCTAACAGGCCGCGACGAAGACCGCGTTGCTTTAGTCGAAGCCTATGCCAAAGCGCAAGGCATGTGGCGAGATGATAGTGCTAATCCGGTCTTTACCGATGTTATGGCGCTGAATCTTTCAACCATTGAGCCTGCTATCTCGGGCCCTAAACGTCCACAAGATATGATCTTGCTTGCAGATGCCGCTCCACAGTTTGTGAACAAAGATTGGGCAGACCTTAACACAGGTGACACAGGACAAGATTCTCGCGTTGCAGTGAAAGGCAAAGATTTCGATCTCGGCCATGGCGATGTCGTGATTGCTGCCATTACTTCTTGCACAAATACGTCGAACCCATCCGTTATGTTAGCCGCCGGTTTGGTTGCGCAAAAAGCGCGGGCGCTTGGTATGCAGGTGAAGCCTTGGGTGAAAACCTCTCTCGCACCGGGGTCACAGGTTGTGACTGAATATCTGAATCGTGCCGGACTTTCCGATGAATTAGATGGCCTCGGGTTTAACCTTGTCGGTTATGGTTGCACAACTTGTATCGGCAATTCAGGCCCCTTGATGGAGCCGGTTGAAGATGCGATTAAAGATAATAAGTTGGTAGTAACTTCGGTTCTTTCTGGGAATCGTAACTTTGAAGGTCGTGTGCATCAGAATGTGCGCGGCAACTATCTTGCCTCCCCTCCTCTCGTGGTCGCTTATGCACTTGCAGGCTCGATGAATATCGACATCACAACGGAACCTCTTGGACAAGACCGAGATGGCAATGATGTGTTCCTAAAAGACGTATGGCCAACAAGCCAAGAAGTGTCTGACACGGTTGCACGTTGCGTAACACGTGAGATGTTCGAAGAAAAATATAGCGATGTATTTACGGGTCCAGAAGCGTGGCAGAATGTTGCTGTCGGCGAAGGTCAAACCTATGATTGGCAAGGTGCGAGTACGTATGTACGTCTTCCGTCATTCTTTGATGGTATGGATGCTCCGGCTAATAGCGATGATATTAAGGGCGCAAAGCTTCTTGCTCTGCTGGGTGATTCTATCACAACGGATCACATTTCGCCTGCGGGCGGGATTGCACCCGGTAGCCCAGCTGCAGAATATTTAGAGGCGAATGGCGTTGATAAGAAAAATTGGAATTCTTACGGTTCGCGACGTGGCAATCATGAAGTAATGATGCGCGGGACTTTCGCGAATGTTCGTATTCGCAACCAACTTGCCCCAGGTACCGAAGGTGGCTGGACAACTTACTTGCCAACGGGCGATCAAATGTCAATTTACGATGCGGCGATGAAATATGCGGAAACAGAGACTCCTCTCGTCGTTATGGGCGGTAAGGAATATGGCACAGGCTCATCACGTGATTGGGCGGCTAAAGGCACGACCCTGCTTGGCGTAAAGGCAGTGATTACAGAGAGCTTTGAGCGAATTCACCGCTCTAACTTGATTGGTATGGGCGTCCTACCTCTCAGCTTCAAGGATGGTATGAGCCATGCGTCGCTGGGTATTGATGGTTCTGAAGTGTTTGATGTTAAAGGCCTAGATACGCTGAAGCCCGGGTGCGATGTGGCGCTTTCGATTACCAAAAATGGTGAAACGCAGGAAGTACAATTGCTCTGCCGTATCGATACGCTGGATGAGCTGGATTACTACAGAAGTGGCGGAATTCTACGCTACGTGCTGAAAAACCTGGCGGCTTAACGGTTTTCTAGCCTGCGGTCACAAAACTGACACATTGCCATGCTATTCTCATTCTATGGGAAAATACTTTGATGGTGAAGGTAAATTAAATCCTCTGCAAATGTTGCAAGATTTAGGTGAAGAGCTATCCAAAATAGCAACCGAAGAAGTCGTCAAAGACGCAGTGCGTTCTGTTGCTAAGGGCGCTGCGATTAGCGTCGCTGGCGCGGGCACAGTAGCCGCTGTAAGTGCGGGCGGTACAACAGCAGCAGCAGCAGTAGGTGGCGGAGCACTTGGCGTCGCCGCACTCAATGAAGTTATAAAAGAGAATGAAGAACACTCCGTCGAAGTTACCACGCGAGAAGAAGCACAAGGCGGTGTTCCTTATGAAGAAGTTCTCCAAAAATATGTGAGCGCAGAAAATGAAAGCACTCAAATTGCACAACAGACTATAGAGGACAATGTCCCAGAAGAACCTTTTGCAGCTTTTCAAAAAGCGATGGCGGATGCTGGAATGGAAACAGTCAGTGAAACGAATACGGATACTTCATGTTTGCCACAAAAAGCGTCTCGCGAGCTCGAACGAAGCTTCAGCTTGAACTAGATTTTAGCGGATTCATCATTTCCATTGTTTTCTTAAACCACTCCGTTTGCTGATCCTGAATAGAGTCCCATTTTCCAAAAGACGAAAAATTCTTCAGAAGTTCCTCTTGGTTCGTCGTAAAACTTTGCATTGAACCGGTTAGGTAATTTGAAAATGATTGATGCATATCCGTATTATAATAACGGATAAGCGATCGTAGCATTTCAACGGGCAGCATCTCGGCTCCCCCAGCCTCTTGCTCTAAGATAATCTGAACCAACACCTGACGAGTCAAATCGGCTTCGGTCTTGGCATCTTTCACAATAAACTTTACATCTTTTTTGACGAGTTCCGCCAAATCCTCCAGCGTTACATAGCTGCTCGTCTCCATATTATACAACCGGCGGTTTGCATATTTCTTAATATAAACGGGCTCGGTAGTATCTTTTGCTTTTTTCTCATTCATGACTTGAATTCTCAGTTGTTATCAGAGTATAAGGTTACTCTTTGTTAATATTTAGAATGCTATGGAACCTGAAGATTTTGCACGTCAGTTTTTCGATATATGGCAAGACTCCTTCAGCAATGCGATGGAAGAGTCTAGCCTAAACTCGAAATTACTTCATTTGATGGAACAATCCAATGATTTATGGCATAGCAGTACAAAAAAAACGGAAACGCATGCGGTAAGTAATGGGACACCCTATCAACAATCTAGCAAGCCTGATGAACATAGCGAACGCTCAGTTCAAGAACTGGCCAGCCGTCTTGAGAAGTGCGAACAGCGAATTCACGTCCTCGAAACCATTATCCGTGGCGAATTTGGGAAGGCTCCAGACACTCGAAAGAGCTATCCAGAAGGAGAGCGAAACGCGCGAATCAAGGTTTCTAAGGGGACTGGATAGATACCGCGATTCTAAGTTCATTGGCCCCCAGTTAAGCCCTACTACCAGCGTTATTGAAGGCAAACATTGTAACTTACGTTTTTATAATTCGGGCAATCGCAAAGATGCGGAACGCCGCCCTTTGGTGCTATGCATCCCTTCTTTGGTCAATAAATACTATATTCTCGACCTCACCCCTCAAACCAGTCTGGTTCAGCATTTAAACCGTGATGCATTAGATGTGTGCATTGTTGAGTGGCATACGCCCGAAGAACAAGATTTTGATATGGGCGTCGATGGGTATGTGCTGAGCCTGCTCGAAACACTTCAGGAGCATTGGGGAATTATTAATCGACCTCTTGTTACCGTTGGCTATTGTCTCGGCGGCGTGATTGCCACGGCATTCACCTGCCTATTCCCGCGTGTACTGGGTTTGGCTCTTTTAGCGACACCTTGGGATTTCAGCCATTATTCCTTTGCTAAAATGGAAAATGAGCAACGCCTAGCGCTGCGCCAGAAAATTGATAAACGCCCCCTCTTTGCATCTGAAAATGTGCAATCCCTATGTTATTTAGCCAATGCGGGACGTGTGATTAAGCAATTTAGTAAATTCTCCGAGTCGAGCAGTATCCGTGATGAGATGCATTTCGTCGCCATGCAGCAT of Rickettsiales bacterium contains these proteins:
- a CDS encoding prephenate dehydratase domain-containing protein, yielding MTKNSDNIIAFMGVAGANADLACRKSEPYMETLPCSTFEAVFEAVRDGKARIGMLPMENSHAGRVSEIHNLLPEMGLHIVGEHFLPVQHVLAAPTKVKIKDITEAYSHPQALMQCHKTLQKHTITANASSNTAVAAQQVKEWGDSSKAALCSELAAELYGLEIIEANMQDSNDNVTTFIKVARDMLEDEELEEGSTMILTSIVFELRNIPAALYKALGGFATNNVNMLKLESYVAGGASPTAQFLVTFEGKPDDVPVQLTLEELGFFTKKIDVLGVYPAAADRTHFNI
- the metC gene encoding cystathionine beta-lyase — its product is MKTKTKYTHVGRDPFNHGRMVNPPPMRGSTILFKDFAEYQLSRQGKLGTAVYGRYGNQVTEKFTTDLCDLFGAEGVILTGCGNSAFATALLALLSAGDHLLMIDTVYEPTRHFCDKELTRLGIEVTYYDPALGSDIEALFQDNTKVVYAESPGSLTFEVQDIRALSAVTHKHDAYLVLDNTWGAPLLCEPFELGVDLWIASASKYLSGHSDLLMGIACANEKTWPALKRAHKNIGANAGSEEIFLMMRGMRTLGVRLPAHEKVALEIAHWLKTQPEVTQILHPAFEECPGHEYWKRDFNGSNGLFAFRTIAMSDAQIAAFVDNLHHFGMGWSWGGYESLILPLWLDNIRTASKVGDGQLFRVHIGLEDAGDLKADLDNGFTKMRAISA
- a CDS encoding iron chelate uptake ABC transporter family permease subunit, encoding MFDAVMFDFFIHALLAGIMLAIATAPLGCFVVWRKMAYFGDAIAHSALLGVVMGLLWQIPLIFAILPIALSIGLILGFAHEKSRFSSDTLLGILAHGGLALGVTIMAMTPSLQVDLMAYLFGDILAVTADDLVAIYILASFVLFILWFRWREFLLVTMNEELATVQGINTRYYRIGLMLLVALTVAISIKLVGLLLITSLLILPAATARFFSKNPAQMAILATCIALVMVIGGLFASLTWDTPSGPSIVLTGTVLFAVLAAITRFKRKSLASS
- a CDS encoding metal ABC transporter ATP-binding protein; the protein is MDPIPSLLQAKPKADILIEAQALSKRLQGRKVLQEVDFSIARNEIVTLIGPNGCGKTTLLRCLLGLIKADSGRIRRRRGLRIGYVPQQVHFEPNFPMTVRYFLKISTKSPVNPAQVVELTKIGKLLDHQMRQLSGGELQRVLLAQALLSKPELLVLDEPVQGVDFGGQAELYRMIRNVSRERECAVVMVSHDLHLVMADTDRVLCLNGHICCSGTPQGVSKDPAFVKLFGEDVARQIAFYVHRHDHQHGMDGTIKHAEEGHTCSTP
- a CDS encoding zinc ABC transporter substrate-binding protein, with the translated sequence MMRYVALFMLCVQLFFSGSAFSNEAEKKIVATIKPVHSLATMAAEALKLSPPQLLLEGAADPHHFSLKPSQAKMLEKADLVLFASEQIETFLQKQVEKTPLKYFPPIAFENENATKYSHAWLDMKLTLKMLKSIFFMYRSGKVAGVEYLQTAGSQKLFKIPQPIMDKFIERSTAYLKVFEPYKGHTVWFDSLVGVPFVEQFGVKGGVFKNLLKDSTEKTCLVVTHGHNSKMERTAKALGHKIIHVDLLGVDIPAGSEHYFTLMDKLVAGISACLA
- the acnA gene encoding aconitate hydratase AcnA, coding for MQSQDSFKTAQTLESNGKTYHYYNIKTAEAALGADIARLPYSLKILLENLLRYEDGRSVSKEDIEAFATWVKNQKNPREIAYRPARVLMQDFTGVPAVVDLAAMRDAIVGMGEDAQKINPLSPVDLVIDHSVMVDNYGTDSAFDENVELEMTRNKERYEFLRWGQKAFDNFRVVPPGTGICHQVNLEYLGQCVWTKEVDGKEYAYPDTLVGTDSHTTMINGLGVLGWGVGGIEAEAAMLGQPISMVIPEVVGFKLTGKLPEGMTATDLVLKIVKMLRDKGVVGKFVEFYGEGLKHLSLADRATIANMAPEYGATCGIFPIDEETLNYLRLTGRDEDRVALVEAYAKAQGMWRDDSANPVFTDVMALNLSTIEPAISGPKRPQDMILLADAAPQFVNKDWADLNTGDTGQDSRVAVKGKDFDLGHGDVVIAAITSCTNTSNPSVMLAAGLVAQKARALGMQVKPWVKTSLAPGSQVVTEYLNRAGLSDELDGLGFNLVGYGCTTCIGNSGPLMEPVEDAIKDNKLVVTSVLSGNRNFEGRVHQNVRGNYLASPPLVVAYALAGSMNIDITTEPLGQDRDGNDVFLKDVWPTSQEVSDTVARCVTREMFEEKYSDVFTGPEAWQNVAVGEGQTYDWQGASTYVRLPSFFDGMDAPANSDDIKGAKLLALLGDSITTDHISPAGGIAPGSPAAEYLEANGVDKKNWNSYGSRRGNHEVMMRGTFANVRIRNQLAPGTEGGWTTYLPTGDQMSIYDAAMKYAETETPLVVMGGKEYGTGSSRDWAAKGTTLLGVKAVITESFERIHRSNLIGMGVLPLSFKDGMSHASLGIDGSEVFDVKGLDTLKPGCDVALSITKNGETQEVQLLCRIDTLDELDYYRSGGILRYVLKNLAA
- the phaR gene encoding polyhydroxyalkanoate synthesis repressor PhaR, coding for MNEKKAKDTTEPVYIKKYANRRLYNMETSSYVTLEDLAELVKKDVKFIVKDAKTEADLTRQVLVQIILEQEAGGAEMLPVEMLRSLIRYYNTDMHQSFSNYLTGSMQSFTTNQEELLKNFSSFGKWDSIQDQQTEWFKKTMEMMNPLKSSSS